One Loxodonta africana isolate mLoxAfr1 chromosome 4, mLoxAfr1.hap2, whole genome shotgun sequence genomic region harbors:
- the LOC135231263 gene encoding voltage-dependent L-type calcium channel subunit alpha-1C-like has translation MFPRPCATPPATPGSRGWPPQPIPTLRLEGAESSEKLNSSFPSIHCSSWSEESPSCDGGGSTIRRTRPVSLTVPSQAGAPGRQFHGSASSLVEAVLISEGLGQFAQDPKFIEVTTQELADACDMTIEEMENAADNILSGGAQQSPNGTLLPFVNCRDPGQDRAGGEEDATCGPALECRKSEEELQDSRVYVSSL, from the exons atgttccccagaccgtGTGCCACCCCCCCTGCCACGCCCGGCAGCCGAGGCTGGCCCCCACAGCCCATTCCCACCCTGCGGCTGGAGGGTGCTGAGTCCAGTGAGAAACTCAACAGCAGCTTCCCGTCCATCCACTGCAGCTCCTGGTCGGAGGAGAGCCCCAGCTGTGATGGGGGTGGCAGCACCATCCGGAGAACCCGGCCTGTCTCCCTCACTGTGCCCAGCCAGGCTGGGGCCCCGGGGAGGCAGTTCCACGGCAGTGCCAGCAGTCTGGTCGAAGCG GTCTTGATTTCAGAAGGACTGGGGCAGTTTGCTCAAGATCCCAAGTTTATCGAGGTCACAACCCAGGAGCTGGCTGACGCCTGCGACATGACAATTGAGGAGATGGAGAACGCGGCTGACAACATCCTCAGTGGGGGCGCCCAGCAGAGCCCCAACGGCACCCTATTACCTTTTGTTAACTGCAGGGACCCAGGGCAAGACAGAGCAGGGGGTGAAGAGGATGCGACCTGTGGGCCTGCCCTGGAGTGTCGGAAGAGTGAGGAGGAACTCCAGGACAGCAGGGTCTACGTCAGCAGCCTGTAG